The following are from one region of the Pirellulales bacterium genome:
- a CDS encoding type II secretion system protein produces MNDPPTYCRRGFSLIELLAVVAVIGLLAAVIIGRISDSSQNSKEKACRHNCAQINSAIDRYYFEHESFPANLSTLNTIEYFPEGIPSCPMSGSAYSLNSTTHRVEGHPDSHP; encoded by the coding sequence ATGAACGACCCGCCGACCTATTGCCGACGCGGTTTCTCGCTCATCGAACTGTTGGCGGTCGTCGCCGTCATCGGGTTGCTCGCGGCCGTCATCATCGGTCGCATCTCCGATTCGAGCCAGAACTCGAAAGAGAAGGCGTGCCGACACAATTGCGCGCAGATCAATTCGGCGATTGATCGGTACTATTTCGAGCACGAATCGTTTCCGGCCAATCTTTCGACGCTTAACACGATCGAGTATTTCCCCGAGGGGATTCCGTCCTGCCCGATGAGCGGGTCGGCGTACTCGCTGAACTCGACCACGCACCGGGTCGAGGGGCACCCGGACTCGCATCCGTGA
- a CDS encoding LamG domain-containing protein, translating into MQFSCTVAADSSPAGNTGTHVNGPTVNQAGVYGKSVSLDGTNDYVSIPAARSLVMNDDCTVALWVKPGTKPGSERTLLSKEGEYKFALSSLNELKWSYANSSPGWNWHSTGAYLADDQWSHVVFSYQEGLVKTYVNGELAETFAGSGTIGDASSDNTLRIGATTATPEKFCNGLFDEVRVYNRVLSQQDVYDLFGLAAWYKLDEPSGTLAADATGQGNDGTYVGSPTLGVTSTGRAGMGTAIALNGTNYVEIPLLVGRTSSVSVAGWAKLDSADSVGAEIVSIGDYFLLRLNTSGSLTRASYYNGSSWVSADFAGSMAKSGWHHFAASLAAGETIKLYIDGNEVASTSAAPAISYSGLGSVTRIGRHGHTSNSFDFTGRIDDVRIYSRAMTPGEVFNTYRGGRIDGLKILRWVEAR; encoded by the coding sequence TTGCAGTTCTCCTGCACGGTCGCCGCCGACTCGTCCCCGGCCGGCAATACGGGGACCCACGTCAACGGACCGACGGTCAACCAAGCGGGCGTCTACGGCAAGAGCGTCTCGCTCGACGGGACGAACGACTACGTCTCGATCCCCGCGGCCCGCTCGCTCGTCATGAACGACGACTGCACGGTCGCCCTGTGGGTCAAACCAGGGACCAAGCCGGGGTCTGAACGGACCTTGCTAAGCAAAGAGGGTGAGTACAAGTTCGCCCTCTCGTCGCTGAACGAGCTGAAGTGGTCTTACGCCAATTCGTCGCCCGGCTGGAACTGGCACAGCACGGGCGCCTATCTCGCCGACGACCAGTGGTCGCATGTCGTCTTCAGTTACCAGGAAGGGCTCGTCAAAACCTACGTTAACGGCGAGTTGGCGGAAACGTTCGCCGGCTCCGGCACAATCGGGGACGCATCGTCGGACAATACTCTTCGCATCGGCGCGACGACGGCAACTCCTGAGAAATTCTGCAACGGACTTTTTGACGAGGTCCGAGTTTACAACCGCGTCTTGTCGCAGCAAGACGTGTACGATCTCTTCGGTTTGGCCGCCTGGTACAAGCTGGACGAACCCAGCGGCACGCTCGCGGCCGACGCGACGGGACAGGGGAACGACGGCACGTACGTCGGCAGTCCGACTTTGGGCGTCACGAGCACCGGCCGTGCAGGCATGGGAACGGCAATCGCCCTGAACGGCACCAACTACGTCGAGATCCCGCTCCTGGTCGGCCGAACCTCCAGCGTGAGCGTCGCGGGATGGGCCAAGCTCGATTCCGCCGACTCCGTGGGAGCGGAAATCGTCAGCATTGGCGACTACTTCTTGTTGCGACTTAACACGAGCGGTTCGCTCACCCGGGCTTCGTACTACAACGGCTCGAGCTGGGTCAGCGCCGATTTCGCCGGCTCGATGGCCAAGAGCGGCTGGCATCACTTCGCAGCGTCGCTCGCCGCCGGCGAAACGATCAAGCTGTACATCGACGGCAACGAGGTCGCCAGCACCAGCGCCGCCCCGGCGATCAGCTACTCCGGCTTGGGGAGCGTCACCCGCATCGGGCGGCACGGCCACACGAGCAATAGCTTCGACTTCACCGGCCGGATTGATGACGTCCGCATCTACAGTCGTGCGATGACTCCGGGAGAAGTCTTCAACACCTATCGGGGGGGCCGCATCGACGGCCTCAAGATCCTGCGGTGGGTCGAGGCGCGATAG
- a CDS encoding transposase, whose protein sequence is MRYFVSSQDPDQVTAADLLADVRNHWRVENGLHFCKDRWWDEDRHHTRRPGLSACLAALNNAAVTIHRLCSDAAIPLRAAADYVAWNPELGLRMLNS, encoded by the coding sequence GTGCGGTACTTCGTTTCCAGCCAAGACCCGGACCAAGTCACCGCCGCCGACCTCCTGGCCGACGTGCGCAACCATTGGCGCGTCGAAAACGGCTTGCACTTCTGCAAAGACCGCTGGTGGGACGAAGACCGCCACCATACCCGCAGACCTGGACTCTCCGCCTGCCTGGCCGCCCTCAACAATGCGGCGGTGACCATCCACCGCCTTTGCTCCGATGCGGCCATCCCCCTCCGGGCCGCCGCCGACTACGTCGCCTGGAACCCCGAACTCGGGCTCCGAATGCTCAATTCCTGA